One window from the genome of Haladaptatus paucihalophilus DX253 encodes:
- a CDS encoding alpha hydrolase, with protein MDLGLLYSGGKDSTLAALLLADFYDVTLVTAHFGITDDWKNARDTAEATGFDFEAVELDHDAAVTAVERMVEDGYPRNGIQHVHLHALETVAAMGFDAIADGTRRDDRVPTVSRAQAQSLEDRHDIDYIVPLSGFGRGAVDRLVAATLDVESGPSDEIRKADYEAELRTLLAREHGAETIDEVFPAHEQTYVTGFTERR; from the coding sequence ATGGACCTCGGACTCCTCTACAGCGGCGGCAAGGATTCGACGCTCGCCGCCCTCTTGCTCGCCGACTTCTACGACGTCACCCTCGTCACCGCCCACTTCGGCATCACTGACGACTGGAAAAACGCCCGTGACACCGCCGAAGCGACCGGATTCGACTTCGAAGCGGTCGAACTCGACCACGACGCCGCGGTGACGGCGGTCGAACGGATGGTCGAGGACGGCTACCCGCGGAACGGCATCCAACACGTTCACCTCCACGCGCTGGAAACCGTCGCCGCGATGGGCTTCGACGCGATAGCGGACGGTACCCGCCGCGACGACCGGGTTCCGACCGTCTCGCGCGCGCAAGCCCAAAGTCTCGAAGACCGACACGACATCGACTACATCGTTCCACTCTCCGGCTTCGGTCGCGGGGCGGTCGACCGCCTCGTCGCGGCGACGCTCGACGTCGAATCCGGGCCGAGCGACGAGATTCGAAAGGCCGACTACGAGGCCGAACTCCGGACGCTCCTGGCACGCGAACACGGCGCGGAAACCATCGACGAGGTGTTCCCTGCCCACGAACAGACGTACGTTACGGGATTTACCGAGCGGCGTTAA
- the truA gene encoding tRNA pseudouridine(38-40) synthase TruA: MRAFRVAYDGRPFYGFQRQPDVPTVEDSLFESLRALGVADRVPDGYAAAGRTDSGVSALAQTVAFECPEWLTPSAFNSELPAEIRVWASADVVPAFHATHDAYYREYVYHCYAPRANLGLAKEASDRLSGEHDFHNLTSDTEGTVRDLGIDVVQDGEYLVFTFQAGGFARNLVRRVVSLIHSIATGDAEMAKIDTVLAPEPLDGRAGVPCASAHPLYLADVGYDCEFSVDGAAVKSVRDVFGDLRVERRTRSRVTRDICRGVE, encoded by the coding sequence ATGCGTGCCTTTCGAGTCGCCTATGACGGCCGCCCGTTCTACGGATTTCAGCGCCAGCCGGACGTCCCGACGGTCGAGGATTCGCTGTTCGAGTCGCTTCGCGCCCTCGGCGTCGCGGACAGGGTGCCGGACGGCTACGCCGCCGCCGGACGGACGGATTCGGGGGTGTCCGCCCTCGCACAGACGGTCGCGTTCGAGTGTCCCGAGTGGCTCACGCCGTCGGCGTTCAACAGCGAACTTCCAGCCGAGATTCGCGTCTGGGCCAGCGCCGACGTCGTTCCCGCGTTCCACGCAACTCACGACGCCTACTATCGGGAGTACGTCTATCACTGCTATGCACCTCGTGCGAACCTCGGATTGGCGAAGGAGGCGTCCGACCGCCTCTCGGGGGAACACGACTTTCACAACCTGACGTCGGACACCGAGGGGACGGTCCGGGACCTCGGCATCGACGTGGTACAGGACGGCGAGTACCTCGTCTTCACGTTCCAGGCGGGCGGTTTCGCCAGAAACCTCGTTCGACGGGTCGTCTCCTTGATTCACTCGATTGCGACCGGCGACGCCGAGATGGCGAAAATCGACACCGTTCTCGCACCGGAACCGCTCGACGGGAGAGCGGGCGTCCCGTGTGCGTCGGCACACCCCCTCTATCTAGCCGACGTGGGGTACGACTGCGAGTTCTCGGTCGACGGCGCGGCGGTAAAAAGCGTCCGCGACGTGTTCGGCGACCTCCGCGTCGAGCGGCGGACGCGGAGTCGTGTAACGCGTGATATTTGTCGCGGCGTGGAATAA
- a CDS encoding 30S ribosomal protein S19e, protein MTTLYDVPADALIEALADELEDRFDRPDWAEFTKTGSQRELPPEQENFWHIRAGSLLRKVAMNGPIGVERLSTEYGGSKGGSNRYAVAPNHRSDGSKKVIRTILQQLEEEDLIQSNEHRGREITADGRSLLDDTAGEVLSDLDRPELERYA, encoded by the coding sequence ATGACGACGCTCTACGACGTTCCGGCGGATGCGCTTATCGAGGCGCTCGCCGACGAACTTGAGGATCGATTCGACCGACCGGACTGGGCCGAATTCACCAAAACCGGTTCCCAGCGCGAGCTTCCCCCCGAACAGGAGAACTTCTGGCACATCCGTGCGGGGAGCCTCCTCCGTAAGGTCGCCATGAACGGCCCGATCGGCGTCGAGCGCCTCTCGACCGAATACGGCGGCAGCAAGGGCGGTTCGAACCGCTACGCCGTCGCACCGAACCACCGCTCGGACGGCAGCAAGAAGGTCATCCGCACCATCCTCCAGCAGCTCGAAGAGGAAGACCTCATCCAGTCCAACGAGCACCGCGGCCGCGAAATTACGGCGGACGGCCGAAGCCTCCTCGACGACACGGCTGGCGAAGTCCTCTCGGACCTCGACCGACCGGAACTCGAACGCTACGCATAA
- a CDS encoding lysylphosphatidylglycerol synthase transmembrane domain-containing protein — protein sequence MRLDLGDVQTILVGFVAALAVLLVIFFLAGIDEVMTTLSMADGRVIVLVAVVALGWLFAWSMSLRTVLGVLGIRITVLRSFFLYAGATFANNVTPFGQAGGEPFAALLISRTTNADYESSLGAIASVDSINFVPSISFALVGVAYYATVLTLGDTAVMIALSIVALAVAVPTVAVIGWRKRDTVELTIATGVVRVVGFFARFVPPVSPTTKPAVVHRLRGFFDAIERVAGDRRKLALSVFFSALGWLLSSVSLWLSFYALGYTVPFAAVLFVVPIGSIAGVAPLPGGLGALDAALVLLLVPIAGVSVATASAAAVIHRGATYLLPILIGGSTTAMLEADNASTGSVRSD from the coding sequence ATGCGTCTCGACCTGGGTGACGTGCAGACGATTCTCGTCGGCTTCGTAGCCGCGCTTGCCGTCCTGCTCGTCATCTTCTTCCTCGCCGGTATCGACGAGGTGATGACCACGCTCTCGATGGCCGACGGTCGCGTTATCGTGCTCGTCGCCGTCGTCGCCCTCGGGTGGCTCTTCGCGTGGTCGATGTCGCTTCGGACCGTTCTCGGCGTCCTCGGCATTCGTATCACCGTCCTCCGATCGTTTTTCCTCTACGCGGGGGCGACGTTCGCTAACAACGTCACGCCGTTCGGGCAAGCGGGCGGCGAACCGTTCGCCGCGCTCCTCATCTCGCGGACGACGAACGCCGATTACGAGTCGAGCCTCGGTGCCATCGCCAGCGTGGACTCCATCAACTTCGTTCCGTCCATCTCGTTCGCGCTGGTCGGCGTGGCCTACTACGCGACGGTGCTCACGCTCGGCGATACGGCGGTGATGATCGCGCTGTCCATCGTCGCACTCGCCGTCGCGGTTCCGACGGTCGCGGTCATCGGGTGGCGAAAGCGGGACACCGTCGAGTTGACCATCGCAACGGGCGTCGTTCGGGTCGTCGGCTTTTTCGCTCGGTTCGTGCCGCCGGTTTCCCCGACGACGAAACCCGCGGTGGTCCACCGACTCCGCGGGTTCTTCGACGCCATCGAACGGGTCGCCGGAGACCGCCGTAAACTCGCGCTCTCGGTCTTCTTCTCCGCGCTCGGGTGGCTCCTGTCCTCGGTCTCGCTGTGGCTGTCGTTCTACGCGCTCGGCTACACCGTCCCGTTCGCCGCCGTGTTGTTCGTCGTCCCCATCGGGAGCATCGCGGGTGTCGCACCGCTTCCGGGCGGTCTCGGTGCGCTCGACGCCGCGTTAGTCCTCTTGCTCGTCCCCATCGCCGGAGTTTCGGTGGCGACGGCGAGCGCGGCGGCGGTCATCCACCGCGGCGCGACCTACCTGCTCCCCATCCTCATCGGCGGCTCTACCACCGCGATGCTGGAAGCCGACAACGCGAGTACCGGCAGCGTCAGGAGCGATTGA
- the thiL gene encoding thiamine-phosphate kinase — MDERAALRLLEGTLSDAGDDAAVIDGHVLTTDMLHETTDFPDGTTRYTAGWRSVGASLSDVAAMGANAVASVAVYAAPEFDPDDLESFVAGASDVCESVGARYVGGDLDTFEEFTASTTVLGETDDPVLRSGAKPGDALCVTGTLGRSGAALRLFEAGEIERANELFRFEPRVAAGRALAPFATAMMDSSDGLARSVHQLAEASECGFELDGESIPVAESVREVATDADDERDLSLFFGEDFELVFTVPKATVEDAREASPTPISVVGSVTEDGIQLDDEALPDRGYTHGE; from the coding sequence ATGGACGAACGGGCCGCGCTCCGTCTGCTCGAAGGAACCCTCTCCGACGCGGGGGACGACGCAGCAGTCATCGATGGACACGTGCTGACGACGGACATGCTCCACGAGACGACGGATTTCCCCGACGGGACGACGCGGTACACCGCTGGCTGGCGGTCGGTCGGTGCCTCGCTCTCCGACGTTGCCGCGATGGGTGCGAACGCAGTCGCGAGCGTCGCCGTCTACGCCGCACCGGAGTTCGACCCCGACGACCTCGAGTCGTTCGTCGCGGGTGCGAGCGACGTGTGCGAGTCGGTCGGCGCGCGGTACGTCGGCGGCGACCTCGACACCTTCGAGGAGTTCACGGCGTCGACGACGGTGCTCGGGGAAACCGACGACCCGGTGTTACGCTCGGGTGCGAAACCGGGAGACGCGCTGTGCGTAACCGGCACGCTCGGACGGAGCGGGGCGGCGCTCCGACTGTTCGAAGCGGGAGAAATCGAGCGGGCGAACGAACTGTTCCGGTTCGAACCGCGGGTGGCCGCCGGACGAGCGCTCGCACCGTTCGCAACCGCGATGATGGATTCGAGCGACGGTCTCGCTCGCTCGGTTCACCAACTCGCGGAGGCGAGCGAGTGCGGGTTCGAGCTCGACGGCGAATCGATTCCCGTCGCGGAGAGCGTCCGGGAAGTCGCAACTGACGCCGACGACGAGCGCGACTTGAGCCTCTTTTTCGGCGAGGATTTCGAACTGGTGTTCACCGTGCCGAAGGCGACCGTAGAGGACGCGCGGGAGGCATCGCCGACGCCGATTTCCGTCGTCGGGTCGGTGACGGAGGACGGGATTCAACTGGACGACGAGGCGCTTCCCGACCGCGGCTACACGCACGGGGAGTGA
- a CDS encoding M28 family metallopeptidase, whose product MSDVERALGDAWTDDYPWEFLTKLTELENRMGGHPGERRAAELVVEGFERAGARNPHIEPFDMNCWTRGSAELALTEPVERSFETIALPYSLAGDVRGELVDVGHGMPEEIDEKDVAGKIAVASTTTPKGSRFIHRMEKFGHAAAAGAEGFVFHNHVPGQLPPTGSLTFGDEAAVPSVGVSKESGAWLTEYAEKGATARLVVDANTEPGTSHNAVAELGPETDEEVVVVAHLDAHDIAEGALDNGCGITVVVAMAHLLSKLDLDTRVRVAGVGCEETGLLGSEALVESLDTGRVRAVVNVDGAGRFRDMRAYLHGSETMRSVVETVSEEANQPILLQEGVHPFSDHWPFLKAGVPALQLHSEPDGSAPGERGRGWGHTHADTRDKVDDRNLREHAMLAALLVQEVAAREEIPRPTPEDIVANLREQEYEEGMRAAGIWPEGWN is encoded by the coding sequence ATGAGCGATGTCGAACGTGCGCTTGGCGATGCGTGGACCGATGACTACCCGTGGGAATTCCTGACGAAACTGACCGAACTCGAAAACAGGATGGGCGGTCATCCCGGCGAGCGACGAGCGGCGGAGTTGGTCGTCGAGGGGTTCGAGCGGGCCGGGGCGCGCAACCCACACATCGAACCGTTCGACATGAACTGCTGGACTCGCGGGTCTGCGGAACTCGCCCTGACCGAACCGGTCGAACGGTCCTTCGAAACCATCGCGCTTCCGTACTCGCTCGCGGGAGACGTGCGGGGAGAACTGGTGGACGTTGGTCACGGCATGCCCGAGGAGATAGACGAAAAGGACGTCGCCGGGAAGATAGCGGTCGCCAGCACGACGACGCCGAAAGGCAGTCGGTTCATCCATCGGATGGAGAAGTTCGGCCACGCCGCCGCCGCGGGTGCGGAGGGGTTCGTCTTCCACAATCACGTGCCGGGACAGCTACCGCCGACCGGTTCGCTCACCTTCGGCGACGAGGCCGCGGTTCCGTCAGTCGGCGTCAGCAAGGAGTCGGGCGCGTGGTTGACCGAGTACGCGGAAAAAGGTGCGACGGCGCGACTGGTCGTGGACGCGAACACCGAACCGGGAACGAGCCACAACGCGGTCGCCGAACTCGGTCCCGAGACGGACGAGGAGGTCGTGGTCGTCGCCCACTTGGACGCACACGACATCGCGGAAGGGGCGCTCGACAACGGGTGTGGCATCACCGTCGTCGTCGCCATGGCACACCTGCTCTCGAAACTGGACCTCGACACGCGCGTCCGAGTCGCGGGCGTCGGCTGTGAGGAAACCGGCCTGCTGGGAAGCGAGGCGTTGGTCGAGTCGCTCGATACCGGACGAGTCCGAGCGGTCGTCAACGTCGATGGCGCGGGACGGTTCCGCGACATGCGCGCCTACCTCCACGGCTCCGAGACGATGCGGTCGGTCGTCGAGACCGTCTCCGAGGAGGCGAATCAGCCGATACTGCTCCAGGAAGGGGTCCACCCCTTCAGCGACCACTGGCCGTTCCTGAAGGCGGGCGTTCCGGCGCTGCAACTGCACAGCGAACCGGACGGCAGTGCACCCGGTGAACGCGGCCGTGGCTGGGGTCACACCCACGCCGACACCCGGGACAAGGTGGACGACCGCAACCTCCGCGAACACGCCATGCTGGCGGCGCTGCTGGTCCAAGAGGTGGCCGCACGCGAGGAGATTCCGAGACCGACACCCGAGGACATCGTTGCGAACCTCAGAGAACAGGAGTACGAGGAGGGGATGCGGGCGGCGGGAATCTGGCCGGAGGGCTGGAACTAA
- a CDS encoding DNA-binding protein, translating to MSGSPDDDRLEELRKQKMEELQDQKQQEEAQQQAQQQADAQKQALLRQYLTDGARKRLNSVRMSKPQFADQVEQQILAIAQSGRINGKIDDQKMKELLRELKPDKKSFNIKRR from the coding sequence ATGAGTGGAAGTCCCGACGATGACCGACTCGAAGAGCTTCGAAAACAGAAGATGGAGGAGCTACAGGACCAAAAACAGCAGGAGGAGGCCCAACAACAGGCCCAACAGCAGGCCGACGCACAGAAACAGGCGCTTCTCCGCCAGTACCTCACCGACGGTGCGCGAAAGCGACTGAACTCGGTTCGGATGAGCAAACCGCAGTTCGCGGATCAAGTCGAACAGCAGATACTCGCCATCGCACAGAGCGGCCGTATCAACGGCAAAATCGACGACCAGAAGATGAAGGAGTTGCTCCGAGAGCTGAAGCCCGACAAGAAGAGCTTCAACATCAAGCGCCGCTGA